Proteins found in one Melioribacteraceae bacterium 4301-Me genomic segment:
- a CDS encoding Rrf2 family transcriptional regulator has product MLKIAKSVEYALFALKYMSEKGSNSCSSVSEISEYQNIPYDLLAKIMQKLAKANIISSYQGIKGGYILKATPEMISLNKLITILDKKIQFTDCMVEKPTTADCQRVLNCCIRNPMLKIQNRLNELFESTTVQDLIQ; this is encoded by the coding sequence ATGCTGAAAATTGCAAAATCTGTTGAATATGCATTATTTGCGTTAAAATATATGTCGGAAAAAGGAAGTAACAGTTGCTCCAGCGTTTCGGAAATATCCGAATATCAAAATATTCCTTACGATTTGTTAGCAAAGATTATGCAAAAATTAGCCAAAGCTAATATAATTTCGTCTTATCAAGGAATTAAAGGTGGCTACATTTTAAAGGCAACACCAGAAATGATTTCTTTAAACAAACTAATAACTATTCTCGATAAAAAAATTCAATTTACAGATTGTATGGTTGAAAAACCTACGACTGCAGATTGTCAACGGGTATTGAATTGCTGTATTCGAAATCCAATGCTGAAAATTCAGAATAGATTAAATGAGCTTTTTGAAAGCACTACTGTGCAAGACTTAATTCAATAA
- a CDS encoding NADH-quinone oxidoreductase subunit N: protein MELSNLSHSLNLILPELTLSIALVVLVIFDLVFKHNKKIIPYIALLGLIAASFFIIKQFSLSGFAFSPNSESYRNYGMVTIDQFGSFFKLIVIVASIIIVFFSFASDEIKKTFDRIGEYYALIFGMVLGMLFMISATDLILIYLSLELLSLSSYVLAGFTKLRERNSEASLKYLIYGAVSSGLMLFGISLVYGLTGTTNLYLINSLIQIPHLNLYTFAFAIILIFAGIGYKISSAPFHFWTPDVYEGAPITITAFLSVASKAAGFALLIRFVKTTFVSYIDTSGFWQLIQVFDWKTLIVVISILTMTLGNFSALWQDNLKRMLAYSSIAHAGYILLGLATLSNQGLIAMLIYFAVYLLMNLGAFLVVMLIANKINSEQIDDYDGLGYSSPFLAASLAIFLISLTGLPPTAGFIGKLYLFVALVDANMIGLAVIALLNTVVSLYYYVRVLKHMYLTKPQTPIPEVKTSKPNTILVLVLLIPVFVFGIYFTPLVALAKSCITILGM, encoded by the coding sequence ATGGAACTAAGTAACTTATCACATTCATTGAATTTAATTTTACCCGAATTGACTTTGTCAATTGCATTAGTGGTTTTAGTAATCTTTGATTTGGTCTTTAAGCATAATAAGAAAATTATACCTTATATCGCTTTGCTTGGATTAATTGCAGCAAGCTTTTTTATAATTAAACAATTTTCATTAAGTGGATTTGCTTTCTCGCCTAATAGTGAATCGTACAGAAATTATGGTATGGTTACAATAGATCAATTCGGAAGTTTTTTCAAATTAATTGTCATTGTCGCCTCTATTATTATTGTTTTCTTTTCTTTCGCTTCAGATGAAATTAAAAAAACTTTTGATCGAATTGGCGAATATTATGCTTTGATATTTGGGATGGTGCTCGGTATGCTTTTTATGATTTCTGCAACTGATTTGATTCTAATTTACCTTTCACTCGAATTATTGTCCTTATCTTCTTACGTACTGGCTGGTTTTACCAAATTGAGAGAAAGAAACAGCGAAGCTTCTCTTAAGTACTTGATTTACGGTGCTGTTTCTTCAGGATTAATGTTATTTGGCATTTCTTTAGTTTATGGATTAACAGGTACAACGAACCTGTATTTGATTAATTCATTAATCCAAATACCTCATCTAAACTTATACACTTTTGCATTTGCAATTATACTTATTTTTGCCGGGATTGGATATAAAATTTCCTCTGCACCTTTCCACTTTTGGACGCCGGATGTTTACGAAGGTGCACCAATTACTATTACAGCATTTTTATCAGTTGCCAGCAAAGCCGCCGGCTTTGCACTATTAATTAGATTTGTCAAAACTACATTCGTATCATATATAGATACATCAGGTTTCTGGCAGCTAATTCAGGTTTTCGATTGGAAAACTTTAATTGTGGTTATATCAATACTTACTATGACACTTGGTAACTTTTCAGCTTTATGGCAAGATAATTTGAAAAGAATGCTTGCCTATTCTAGTATTGCCCATGCAGGATATATTTTACTAGGACTAGCTACTCTTTCTAACCAAGGCTTAATTGCCATGCTAATTTATTTTGCAGTTTATTTACTGATGAACCTTGGTGCATTTCTTGTCGTAATGCTGATTGCAAATAAAATCAACTCAGAACAAATTGATGACTATGACGGCCTCGGATACTCTTCACCCTTCTTAGCAGCTTCGCTTGCTATATTTCTTATTTCATTAACCGGTTTACCGCCTACAGCTGGTTTTATTGGAAAATTGTATTTGTTCGTTGCTTTGGTCGACGCTAATATGATTGGCTTGGCTGTTATTGCTCTCCTTAACACTGTTGTTTCTCTTTATTATTATGTGAGAGTGTTAAAGCACATGTACCTTACAAAACCCCAAACGCCAATACCTGAAGTAAAAACTTCGAAGCCCAATACGATCCTTGTACTGGTGCTTTTAATTCCCGTTTTTGTATTTGGGATTTATTTTACACCATTAGTAGCTTTAGCAAAAAGCTGCATAACTATTTTAGGCATGTAA